One Nocardioides dongkuii genomic window, CTCGGAGGAGCAGAACGCGCCGAGCTTCAGGTCACCCGGCTCGCCGTACATCTCGGGGATCCACTCGCCGACCTGCTCGTCGGTGCCGTTGGCCCGCACGCCGGCCGCGGCCAGCGAGGTGCCGACGATGGAGAGACCGATGCCGGCGTCGCCCCAGAAGAGCTCCTCCATGGTGAGCGGGAAGCCCAGCCCGGTCGGGTCGAAGGCCTGGGTCGCGATGAAGTCGAAGGAGTAGATGCCCACCTTGGCGGCCTCCTCGACCACCGGCCAGGGGAACTCCTCCTTCTCGTCCCACTCCGCCGCGGCCGGGCGGATGACGTCGGCGGCGAAGGTGTGCACCCAGTCGCGCAGCTCGAGGTGGTCGGGGCCGAGGCCGAAGGAGGGCGTGGTCGCGTCGCTCATGCACCGAGATTACTGGCGAGTCACCTCAGCCGACCTGACATCCGTCACGGGTGATCGATGAGGCCTCGCACTGCCGCGTGGCCGGGAGCGGCGACAGGCTGGAGGCATGCAGACCCGACCCGATGCCCGGCCCGACGCCCGACCCAGCCCCGATCCGGGGCTCGCGATCGAGGTGCGCGGCCTGCGGCGCAGCTACCGCACCGCCGGCGGCCAGCCGTTCGAGGCGGTGCGCGGCGTCGACCTCGAGGTCCAGCGCGGCCGCCTGGTCGCCCTGCTCGGCACCAACGGCGCCGGCAAGACCTCCACCCTCGAGGTCGTCGAGGGGCTGGCCGAGCCGGACGCCGGGACCGTGCGGGTGCTGGGCCTGGACCCACGCGCCGACCGCGCGGAGGTACGCCGCCGCACCGGCGTGCTGCTCCAGGCGAGCGGCTTCAGCGGCGACCTCACGGTCGCCGAGACGCTGCGCATGTGGGCCTCGACCGTCACCGACCCGCGCCCCACCGACGACGTCCTCGGCCTGCTCGACCTCGGCGGGCGCGCCGGCACCCGCGTGGTCGCCCTCTCCGGCGGCGAGCGGCGCCGCCTCGACCTGGCGTGCACGCTGCTGGGCCGGCCCGAGGTGCTGCTCCTCGACGAGCCCACCACCGGGCTGGACCCGGAGAGCCGCCGCGCGGTCTGGGACCTGGTCCGGGACCTGCGCGACGAGGGCGCGTCGGTGCTGCTGACCACCCACCACCTCGAGGAGGCCGAGGAGCTCGCCGACGCGCTGGCGATCATGCACGAGGGCGTCGTCGTCCGCTCCGGCACCGTGGCCGAGGTGGTGTCCTCCCAACCGTCGACGGTGCGGTTCGCCGCCCCCGGGCACGAGCTGCCCCCGCTCGCGGCGGCCCGGCCCGCGGGCCGCGGCGCGCCCGGCACCACCACGCTCGAGACCGACGACCTGCAGGCCACCCTCGCCGACCTGCTCGCCTGGGCCGGGCGCCACGGCGTACGCCTCGAGGGGCTGGAGGCCCGCAGCGCCACCCTGGAGTCGGCGTTCCTCGCGATCGCCCGAGAAGGAGCCACCCGATGAGTGCCACCACCGCGCTGACCAGCGCCCCCGCCGTACGCCGGACGCTCGGCCTCGCCCGCGCCAACGCCGTGCTGATGCTGCGCAACCGGCTGACGCTGGCCTACGGGTTGCTGCTGCCGCTGCTGCCCCTGGCCCTGCTGCCGATCGGCCCGCGCGGCGACACCGGGTCGGCCGCCGCCGGGCTGGTGTCGGTGGTGATGCTGGCGCTGCTGTTCCCCGTCTTCTACAACGTGCTGTCCATGGTCGTGACCCGCCGCGACGAGCTGGTGCTCAAGCGGATCCGCACCGGCGAGACGCGCGACCTCGAGCTGCTGGTCTCGCTCGCGCTGCCCGGCGTCGTCGTCGCCGTCGTCGTGACCGTCCTGGCCGCCCCGGTCGCGCTGGCGCTGGGCGCCGAGGCGCCGGTCAACCCGGTGCTGGTGCTGCTCGCCGTGCTGGCCGCCGCGCCAGTCTTCGCCGTCCTCGCCTTCTGGACCGCCGCGTGGACGCGCAACGCCGAGGCCGCCCAGATCACCAGCATGCCGGTGCTCGTCCTCGCGGTCC contains:
- a CDS encoding ABC transporter ATP-binding protein — translated: MQTRPDARPDARPSPDPGLAIEVRGLRRSYRTAGGQPFEAVRGVDLEVQRGRLVALLGTNGAGKTSTLEVVEGLAEPDAGTVRVLGLDPRADRAEVRRRTGVLLQASGFSGDLTVAETLRMWASTVTDPRPTDDVLGLLDLGGRAGTRVVALSGGERRRLDLACTLLGRPEVLLLDEPTTGLDPESRRAVWDLVRDLRDEGASVLLTTHHLEEAEELADALAIMHEGVVVRSGTVAEVVSSQPSTVRFAAPGHELPPLAAARPAGRGAPGTTTLETDDLQATLADLLAWAGRHGVRLEGLEARSATLESAFLAIAREGATR
- a CDS encoding ABC transporter permease, encoding MSATTALTSAPAVRRTLGLARANAVLMLRNRLTLAYGLLLPLLPLALLPIGPRGDTGSAAAGLVSVVMLALLFPVFYNVLSMVVTRRDELVLKRIRTGETRDLELLVSLALPGVVVAVVVTVLAAPVALALGAEAPVNPVLVLLAVLAAAPVFAVLAFWTAAWTRNAEAAQITSMPVLVLAVLGQMAIGFPDDVRRWTDLTPGAAVTDLVRSSWFGMDGTSTDRVLSFAETWTAAGKPLLVLAAWAALAVWLAARSMRWEPRS